In Prescottella soli, a genomic segment contains:
- a CDS encoding carbohydrate ABC transporter permease has translation MADSAELRRADEARAVVGVDDSDHGDRASEREAPGSGRTGHDDETPTSAPRKRDLRPIWLIAPTMAILAVVIVYPVIRAVILSFQDNKHVDPDTGVFVQGGFAGFKHYLQWLVQDCGAGAGSCPPGTLAHDFWPALGVTLFFAVVTVTIEVLLGLWMATIMGKTFWGRSLLRASVLIPWAIPTAVTAKLWFFIFAENGIANKLLGTSIAWTTDPWASRFAVIIADVWKTTPFMALLILAGLQMIPQDVYEAAKVDGATAWQRFTKITLPLVKPALMVAVLFRTLDVLRMYDLPAILSGTSGATPNTTLSILVVADIRQGHFQSASALSTLIFLLIFAVAFVMVKFLGANAVRTQDEQRKGADH, from the coding sequence ATGGCTGACTCTGCTGAGCTGAGGCGAGCAGACGAGGCCCGCGCCGTGGTCGGAGTCGACGACTCCGACCACGGCGACCGCGCTTCCGAGCGCGAGGCGCCCGGTTCCGGGCGCACGGGTCACGACGACGAAACTCCGACGAGCGCGCCGCGCAAGCGCGACCTGCGTCCGATCTGGCTGATCGCGCCGACGATGGCGATCCTGGCCGTCGTCATCGTGTACCCGGTGATCCGCGCGGTGATCCTGTCCTTCCAGGACAACAAGCACGTCGACCCCGACACCGGGGTCTTCGTCCAGGGCGGGTTTGCCGGATTCAAGCACTACCTGCAATGGCTCGTGCAGGACTGCGGCGCCGGCGCCGGTTCGTGTCCGCCCGGCACCCTGGCGCACGACTTCTGGCCCGCGCTGGGCGTGACCCTCTTCTTCGCCGTCGTCACCGTCACGATCGAGGTCCTCCTCGGTCTGTGGATGGCGACGATCATGGGCAAGACGTTCTGGGGGCGCTCCCTGCTCCGCGCGAGCGTGCTGATCCCGTGGGCCATTCCCACGGCGGTCACCGCGAAGCTGTGGTTCTTCATCTTCGCCGAGAACGGCATCGCCAATAAGCTGCTCGGCACCTCGATCGCCTGGACCACCGACCCGTGGGCGTCGCGGTTCGCGGTCATCATCGCCGACGTGTGGAAGACGACACCGTTCATGGCGCTGCTGATCCTCGCCGGCCTGCAGATGATTCCGCAGGACGTCTACGAGGCCGCCAAGGTCGACGGCGCAACCGCGTGGCAGCGGTTCACCAAGATCACCTTGCCGTTGGTCAAGCCGGCGCTGATGGTCGCGGTGCTGTTCCGCACTCTCGACGTGCTGCGCATGTACGACCTGCCCGCCATCCTGTCCGGCACCTCCGGTGCCACCCCGAACACGACGCTCTCGATCCTGGTGGTCGCCGACATCCGGCAGGGCCACTTCCAGAGCGCGTCGGCGCTGTCGACGTTGATCTTCCTGCTGATCTTCGCGGTCGCGTTCGTGATGGTGAAGTTCCTCGGCGCCAACGCGGTGCGCACCCAGGACGAGCAGCGGAAGGGGGCTGATCACTGA
- a CDS encoding carbohydrate ABC transporter permease, whose product MGRHSKPEDLDDHEVGPEAAVERSTSTSVAVAEPPVAAPAPSKPRRRTDRGKAARTYLGVAIILIWGLAPFYWMVVTAFRRSDHTFDTTPWPTYLTLDNFRAALATDKGNDFLGAIVNSLVIGAVTTAVGLLLGVFTAYALARIEFRGKYIVTGVILGASMFPTVALMTPLYQLFGDFGWIGQYQALIIPNISFVLPLTIYTLTSFLADLPWELEEAARIDGASRFQAFRLVILPLAAPALFTTAILAFIATWNEFMLASLLSTEKTEPVTVAIARFAGANAWEQPYAAIMAAGTIVTIPLVIMVLVFQRRIVSGLTAGGVKS is encoded by the coding sequence ATGGGACGCCACAGCAAGCCCGAAGACCTCGACGATCACGAGGTCGGTCCGGAGGCTGCCGTCGAGCGGTCGACGTCGACCTCGGTGGCCGTCGCCGAGCCGCCGGTCGCCGCACCGGCCCCGAGCAAGCCGCGCCGTCGCACCGACCGCGGAAAGGCCGCGCGCACCTATCTCGGTGTCGCGATCATCCTCATCTGGGGATTGGCGCCGTTCTACTGGATGGTCGTCACCGCGTTCCGGCGCTCCGACCACACCTTCGACACGACGCCGTGGCCGACGTACCTCACGCTCGACAACTTCCGGGCCGCGCTGGCCACCGACAAGGGCAACGACTTCCTCGGCGCGATCGTCAACAGCCTCGTCATCGGCGCGGTGACGACGGCCGTCGGTCTGCTCCTGGGTGTGTTCACCGCGTACGCGCTCGCCCGGATCGAGTTCCGTGGCAAGTACATCGTCACCGGCGTCATCCTGGGCGCGTCGATGTTCCCGACCGTCGCGCTGATGACGCCGCTGTACCAGCTCTTCGGCGACTTCGGCTGGATCGGCCAGTACCAGGCGCTGATCATCCCGAACATCTCGTTCGTGCTGCCGCTGACGATCTACACGCTCACGTCGTTCCTCGCGGACCTGCCGTGGGAACTCGAGGAGGCCGCCCGGATCGACGGCGCGAGCCGCTTCCAGGCGTTCCGCCTGGTGATCCTGCCGTTGGCCGCGCCGGCGCTGTTCACCACGGCGATCCTCGCGTTCATCGCGACGTGGAACGAGTTCATGCTCGCGAGCCTGCTGTCGACGGAGAAGACCGAACCGGTCACGGTGGCGATCGCCCGGTTCGCGGGTGCCAACGCGTGGGAGCAGCCGTACGCGGCGATCATGGCCGCCGGCACGATCGTGACGATCCCGCTGGTGATCATGGTGCTCGTGTTCCAGCGCCGCATCGTCTCCGGTCTCACCGCGGGCGGCGTGAAGAGCTGA
- a CDS encoding transglycosylase domain-containing protein has translation MNPTSSTKPDKPRRPRRGHRSRRRTALRIVALIVIAPLVLLVAAYLLADVPSPGQMRPNQVATILASDGSTVVAKVVPPEGNRSEVPLEKVPGYVRNAVLSAEDRDFYSNPGYSISGFLRAGRDNVLGRASAGGGSTITQQYVKNALVGTDRNVIRKARELVVSAKMARQWSKDEILEAYLNTIYFGRNAYGIGEASHAFFGKPVDQLTLAEGAVLASVIQSPSALDPATDPDGLRARWNYVLDGMVDMGVLAAAERANTQFPEVLPAPPSDVAPGPEGLIRTQVAQELQAAGISQRDLDTGGLQITTTIDAKAQQAAVDAVDRTLAKQPDQLRAAVVSIDPRSGAVRAYYGGAEGAGFDFAQAGLQTGSSFKVFAAVAALEDKVPLTTQFSSAPLTVGDLTIKNVEGDTCGTCSLAEALKRSLNTSYYRLTLSMEDGAQKIADAAHQAGIPKQIPGVDHESLTQLGGPPETGIVLGQYQTRPIDMASAYGTLAASGKFHPPYFVQKVVDADGRVLLDRQPSDGEQRIDPAIADTVTQAMVPIAGYSRNHNLAGGRASAAKTGTAQLGDTGENKDAWMVGFTPSLSTAVWVGTAEGKAIETSGGGAIYGSGLPSDIWKETMDGALAGTANEQFASPQQSGAPSTGTPSTGSSSAGNSAVGTTEQGYTEQAPTRQRSTQTSEEEPEWSAPPARTQAPVQEAPVPQQQSIPPQQQWNAPVPQQQQAPVPAPQAPAPAPRPPAPAPAPAPAPAPGIQILPGVTIPLPG, from the coding sequence GTGAATCCCACGAGCAGCACGAAGCCCGATAAACCCCGACGGCCCCGGCGTGGCCACCGATCCCGCCGCCGCACCGCCCTGCGGATCGTCGCACTGATCGTGATCGCGCCGCTGGTCCTGCTGGTTGCCGCGTATCTACTGGCCGATGTCCCGAGCCCGGGGCAGATGCGTCCCAACCAGGTGGCCACGATCCTGGCGTCCGACGGTTCGACGGTGGTCGCGAAGGTGGTGCCACCGGAGGGCAACCGCAGCGAGGTGCCGCTCGAGAAGGTCCCCGGGTACGTCCGCAATGCGGTGCTCTCGGCGGAGGACCGCGACTTCTACTCCAATCCCGGGTACTCGATCTCCGGGTTCCTGCGGGCCGGGCGCGACAACGTGCTGGGGCGCGCGAGCGCCGGCGGCGGTTCGACGATCACGCAGCAGTACGTGAAGAACGCGCTGGTCGGCACCGACCGGAACGTGATCCGCAAGGCCCGCGAACTCGTGGTGTCGGCGAAGATGGCGCGCCAGTGGTCCAAGGACGAGATCCTGGAGGCCTACCTCAACACGATCTATTTCGGACGCAACGCGTACGGCATCGGGGAGGCGTCCCACGCGTTCTTCGGCAAGCCGGTCGACCAGTTGACGCTCGCGGAGGGCGCGGTGCTGGCCTCGGTGATCCAGAGTCCGTCCGCGCTCGATCCCGCCACCGACCCGGACGGGCTCAGGGCGCGGTGGAACTACGTGCTCGACGGGATGGTCGACATGGGGGTGCTCGCCGCCGCCGAGCGTGCGAACACCCAGTTCCCGGAGGTGCTGCCGGCGCCGCCGTCCGACGTCGCGCCGGGACCTGAGGGGCTGATCCGGACGCAGGTGGCTCAGGAACTGCAGGCGGCCGGGATCAGCCAGCGCGACCTCGACACCGGCGGGCTGCAGATCACCACGACGATCGACGCGAAGGCGCAGCAGGCCGCGGTGGACGCGGTGGACCGGACCCTGGCCAAGCAGCCCGACCAGCTGCGGGCGGCGGTCGTGTCGATCGACCCCCGGTCGGGGGCGGTGCGGGCGTACTACGGCGGCGCGGAGGGTGCGGGCTTCGACTTCGCGCAGGCCGGGCTGCAGACGGGCTCGTCGTTCAAGGTTTTCGCCGCGGTCGCGGCCCTCGAGGACAAGGTGCCGTTGACCACCCAGTTCAGCAGCGCGCCGCTGACGGTCGGCGACCTGACCATCAAGAACGTGGAGGGCGACACCTGCGGGACGTGCAGCCTCGCGGAGGCCCTGAAGCGGTCGCTCAACACCAGCTACTACCGGCTGACGCTGTCGATGGAGGACGGCGCGCAGAAGATCGCCGACGCCGCCCACCAGGCCGGCATCCCCAAGCAGATCCCGGGAGTCGACCACGAGAGCCTCACCCAGCTCGGTGGTCCCCCGGAGACGGGAATCGTGTTGGGTCAGTACCAGACCCGGCCCATCGACATGGCGTCGGCGTACGGGACGCTCGCGGCGTCGGGGAAGTTCCACCCGCCGTACTTCGTCCAGAAGGTGGTCGACGCGGACGGCCGGGTCCTGCTCGACCGCCAACCGTCCGACGGCGAACAGCGGATCGATCCGGCCATCGCGGACACCGTCACGCAGGCGATGGTGCCCATCGCCGGCTATTCGCGGAACCACAATCTCGCGGGCGGCCGGGCGTCCGCCGCGAAGACCGGCACCGCGCAGCTGGGTGACACCGGCGAGAACAAGGACGCGTGGATGGTCGGGTTCACGCCGTCGCTGTCCACCGCGGTGTGGGTGGGGACCGCGGAGGGCAAGGCCATCGAGACCAGCGGGGGCGGAGCGATATACGGCTCCGGTCTCCCCTCGGACATCTGGAAGGAGACGATGGACGGCGCACTGGCGGGCACCGCCAACGAGCAGTTCGCGTCGCCCCAGCAGTCCGGGGCGCCGTCGACGGGTACCCCCTCGACCGGCTCCTCCTCGGCCGGAAACTCCGCGGTCGGCACCACCGAACAGGGCTACACCGAGCAGGCGCCGACCCGGCAGCGGTCCACGCAGACGTCTGAGGAGGAGCCGGAGTGGTCCGCTCCCCCGGCACGGACACAGGCACCGGTGCAGGAGGCGCCGGTCCCCCAACAGCAGAGCATTCCACCGCAACAGCAGTGGAATGCTCCTGTGCCACAACAGCAGCAGGCGCCTGTCCCCGCTCCGCAGGCGCCTGCTCCCGCTCCCCGACCCCCGGCACCGGCACCGGCACCGGCGCCCGCGCCGGCGCCGGGGATTCAGATCCTCCCCGGGGTGACTATTCCGCTCCCGGGCTGA
- a CDS encoding MFS transporter, whose product MVTTHSDGEMSPPVAPTVATREGGWTPRLVLSLASLVLLLEVLSVSYQMVSTALPEIAGHYQTTQGAWMLTAFLLVGAVAAPLLGKLADMHGKRLMLLACVAVSIVGSFVSAIAPSYGVMIAGRAMAGLMVPTLFLSYSLIRDVFPAKSVALAVSIATSGMGLIAVPAPFLTGWLLDNWGFRSIFWFFVICLVVIGALIILSTDESNLRTPARLDFVGALLLGAGVAGVLVAVSFGPTWGWKAGSTLAFLIGGLVLLAAWIVSARMLRDPLIDLDVLSRRPILLTTLGAGLVYGCSAIFTILLPMMVMTPEVLGLGYGFGVDAEGFAMFNAPIGLMVVIGGLIVGMLVGRNVRPRPLMIIGLVLMAVAFALVSNIHDSKPTLILFAGIFGLGMGMGYAAIPNLLIEAVPPQLQASTASVVALSQSIFPAILPVIVFTVMNNSHIAPIPPEMTGGYTFYLESGFQVAFMIGAVVAVIGAVVALLLPRRIEQVQVPGDAGSAADTVFVGGH is encoded by the coding sequence ATGGTCACCACCCACTCAGACGGCGAGATGTCGCCGCCCGTCGCCCCGACGGTTGCCACCCGAGAGGGGGGTTGGACGCCCCGACTCGTCCTCTCCCTGGCCTCGCTCGTGCTGCTACTCGAAGTGCTCTCCGTCAGCTACCAGATGGTTTCGACCGCCCTGCCGGAGATCGCAGGGCACTACCAGACCACCCAGGGTGCCTGGATGCTGACGGCGTTCCTGCTGGTGGGCGCGGTGGCCGCGCCTCTCCTCGGCAAGTTGGCCGACATGCACGGCAAGCGCCTGATGCTGCTGGCCTGCGTCGCAGTGTCCATCGTCGGCTCGTTCGTCTCCGCGATCGCACCGAGCTACGGCGTCATGATCGCCGGCCGTGCGATGGCCGGCCTCATGGTTCCGACGCTGTTCCTCAGCTACTCGCTCATCCGTGACGTCTTCCCGGCGAAGTCGGTGGCACTCGCTGTCAGCATCGCGACCAGCGGCATGGGCCTCATCGCGGTTCCCGCACCGTTCCTGACGGGCTGGCTGCTCGACAACTGGGGCTTCCGCAGCATCTTCTGGTTCTTCGTGATCTGCCTGGTCGTCATCGGCGCTCTCATCATCCTCTCGACCGACGAATCCAATCTGCGGACGCCGGCTCGCCTCGACTTCGTCGGCGCACTACTCCTCGGCGCCGGTGTCGCCGGCGTGCTCGTCGCCGTCAGCTTCGGCCCGACATGGGGCTGGAAGGCCGGCTCGACCCTGGCCTTCCTGATCGGCGGCCTGGTCCTGCTGGCAGCGTGGATCGTGTCTGCGCGGATGCTGCGTGATCCCCTCATCGACCTCGACGTCCTCAGCCGCCGTCCCATCCTGCTGACCACGCTCGGCGCGGGCCTGGTCTACGGCTGTAGCGCCATCTTCACGATCCTGCTCCCGATGATGGTGATGACCCCGGAGGTCCTGGGCCTCGGCTACGGATTCGGTGTCGACGCAGAAGGTTTCGCAATGTTCAACGCCCCGATCGGCCTGATGGTGGTCATCGGTGGCCTCATCGTCGGCATGCTGGTCGGACGCAACGTCCGCCCGCGGCCGCTGATGATCATCGGCCTGGTGCTCATGGCTGTCGCCTTCGCGCTCGTCTCGAACATCCACGACTCCAAGCCGACGCTGATCCTGTTCGCCGGCATCTTCGGCCTCGGTATGGGCATGGGCTACGCGGCCATCCCGAACCTGCTCATCGAGGCCGTCCCGCCGCAGCTTCAGGCCAGCACCGCGTCAGTCGTCGCGCTGTCCCAGTCGATCTTCCCCGCGATCCTGCCGGTCATCGTCTTCACCGTGATGAACAACTCGCACATCGCGCCGATCCCGCCGGAGATGACGGGCGGCTACACGTTCTACCTCGAGTCGGGCTTCCAAGTGGCGTTCATGATCGGTGCGGTCGTCGCGGTCATCGGTGCCGTCGTCGCCCTGCTGCTGCCCCGCCGCATCGAGCAGGTGCAGGTTCCGGGCGACGCAGGCAGCGCAGCCGACACCGTGTTCGTCGGTGGCCACTGA
- a CDS encoding ABC transporter permease → MIWVTWRQHRTTILAAVGAILALTVVALVCGLIVRASENPAAFGNMFRCTTADDSRTCWAASTLTTISLVTVTLPVLLGVLVGVTAFSRDIERGSHVLGLTQDVSRTRWYWMRVLVVFGPVTGAMALLGSALEWSFTPSESSNLAFGTGRFTGGHSQLTFPLFQSSGLVAGAYTLLALILGSCVALLLRNTLGAMSVTVIAMAAVLVGFQAGARPHYAEATVDSHALDSRTGRYVSYEPSNDGFASWILSSGLVDVGGRPVRIDYDTCDLSYWSSEENERPDETLAAYNARMDAVWAAQERQYTDCLREHGADHYEVRYHSDSLFRRFQLTEAALALALSALLLIPSMWALRRLRP, encoded by the coding sequence ATGATCTGGGTTACCTGGCGGCAGCATCGGACGACGATCCTGGCCGCGGTCGGCGCGATCCTGGCACTGACAGTCGTGGCACTCGTCTGCGGACTGATTGTCCGGGCATCCGAGAACCCAGCGGCATTCGGCAACATGTTCCGGTGCACAACGGCCGATGACTCGCGCACCTGCTGGGCCGCGTCGACGCTCACCACGATCAGCCTCGTCACGGTGACGTTGCCAGTACTACTCGGTGTGCTCGTCGGAGTCACCGCGTTCTCCCGCGACATCGAGCGCGGAAGCCATGTCCTGGGACTGACCCAAGATGTCAGCCGCACGCGCTGGTATTGGATGCGGGTGCTGGTCGTCTTCGGTCCCGTCACCGGCGCAATGGCGCTCCTCGGGTCGGCCCTCGAATGGTCCTTCACCCCATCGGAGTCGTCGAACCTCGCGTTCGGCACAGGCCGGTTCACCGGCGGTCACTCCCAGTTGACCTTCCCCTTGTTCCAGTCCTCAGGACTCGTCGCGGGGGCGTACACACTGCTGGCGCTGATCCTCGGCAGCTGCGTCGCACTGCTGCTCCGCAACACGCTCGGGGCAATGTCGGTGACGGTGATCGCGATGGCGGCGGTGCTCGTCGGATTCCAGGCCGGGGCCCGACCGCACTATGCGGAGGCGACCGTCGACAGCCATGCGCTGGACTCGCGCACCGGACGCTACGTGTCGTACGAGCCCTCCAACGACGGCTTCGCGTCGTGGATTCTGAGCTCGGGTCTCGTCGATGTCGGCGGTCGGCCCGTCCGGATCGACTACGACACGTGCGATCTGTCCTACTGGTCCTCCGAGGAGAACGAACGGCCCGACGAGACTCTCGCCGCCTACAACGCCCGGATGGACGCAGTCTGGGCTGCGCAGGAGCGACAGTACACCGACTGCCTCCGCGAACACGGCGCCGACCACTACGAGGTCCGCTACCACTCCGACAGCCTCTTCCGCCGCTTCCAGCTGACGGAAGCCGCACTGGCCCTCGCACTCTCAGCCCTGCTGCTGATCCCCTCGATGTGGGCGCTGCGCAGACTGCGCCCCTGA
- a CDS encoding ABC transporter ATP-binding protein — protein MSEAGSALTVRDVHKKFRRTEALRGCSFDVERGSITALVGANGAGKSTLMSIAVGLLEPDAGEVTVLGRSPGRNGIVPGLAYVAQHKPLYRGFTVADTLLFGEKSNTQWDNDYATSLVTEAGIPLSARVKTLSPGHRTRIALALALGRRPDVLLLDEPLAELDPLARRSVVRTLMEDAAERGTTIVLSSHVLSEVAEIADRLVILGAGQARLTGALDDLLDGHYLLTGTSDPSDVIGTGAVVESRGRTHLVRGPRPTAGNGWRVAPPNLDDIVLAYLTTINEEAA, from the coding sequence ATGAGCGAGGCAGGCAGCGCGCTGACGGTGCGCGACGTACACAAGAAGTTCCGCCGAACGGAAGCACTGCGGGGCTGCTCATTCGACGTCGAGCGCGGCAGCATCACCGCGCTCGTCGGCGCCAACGGGGCCGGCAAGTCCACACTCATGTCGATCGCCGTCGGCCTGCTCGAGCCCGACGCCGGAGAGGTGACGGTGCTGGGACGCAGCCCCGGCCGAAACGGGATCGTGCCCGGACTCGCCTACGTCGCGCAGCACAAGCCGCTGTACCGCGGGTTCACGGTCGCCGACACCCTCCTGTTCGGCGAGAAGTCGAACACCCAGTGGGACAACGACTATGCGACCTCACTGGTGACCGAGGCCGGGATCCCGCTGTCGGCACGCGTGAAGACGCTGTCGCCCGGACACCGCACCCGCATCGCGCTGGCACTGGCACTGGGCCGCCGCCCCGATGTGCTCCTGCTCGACGAGCCACTGGCCGAACTCGACCCGCTGGCACGACGATCCGTCGTCCGCACGCTCATGGAAGACGCCGCCGAGCGCGGCACCACCATCGTGCTGTCGTCCCACGTCCTGTCGGAGGTGGCCGAGATCGCCGACCGGCTGGTGATCCTCGGAGCCGGCCAGGCCCGGCTCACCGGGGCGCTCGACGACCTCCTCGACGGGCACTACCTCCTGACCGGCACATCCGACCCGTCCGACGTCATCGGCACCGGCGCGGTCGTCGAGTCGAGAGGACGCACCCACCTCGTGCGCGGTCCGCGCCCCACGGCCGGCAACGGCTGGCGCGTGGCGCCCCCGAACCTCGACGACATCGTCCTGGCCTACCTCACCACCATCAACGAAGAGGCAGCATGA
- a CDS encoding GntR family transcriptional regulator, which yields MVEFHINRRSGIPAYVQLVLQVKQALRLGDLKPGDRLPTAKDVVAAVTINPNTVLKAYRELENEGLVEARPGLGTFVTQSLLKPGMAERQALQAELATWARQAAAAGLERSDLEALVTAALDSEFGEDTGEFT from the coding sequence ATGGTGGAGTTCCACATCAACCGTCGATCCGGGATCCCCGCGTACGTCCAGCTGGTGCTCCAGGTGAAGCAGGCCCTGCGGCTGGGCGACCTGAAACCGGGCGACCGACTTCCGACCGCGAAGGACGTGGTCGCCGCCGTGACGATCAACCCCAACACCGTGCTCAAGGCCTACCGGGAACTCGAGAACGAGGGACTCGTCGAAGCCCGGCCCGGGCTGGGCACGTTCGTGACCCAGTCGCTGCTCAAGCCCGGCATGGCCGAACGGCAGGCGCTGCAGGCGGAGCTGGCGACGTGGGCACGTCAGGCCGCGGCCGCGGGGCTCGAGCGGTCGGACCTCGAGGCCCTGGTGACGGCGGCATTGGACAGCGAATTCGGCGAGGACACAGGAGAGTTCACATGA
- a CDS encoding transglycosylase domain-containing protein encodes MNSTNTGGAAKRKTAPDPKAKRRKPRRKGRRIALWVSLCVLVLLIVTPLVAFGVAYKDADVPRPGDMKTNQVSTILAADGSTEIARIVPPEGNRTEVSIDQIPLPVRNAVLSAEDRDFYTNPGFSISGFARAARDNVLGRDSAGGGSTITQQYVKNTLVGSERSVSRKMKELVISSKMAREWSKDEILAAYLNTIYFGRGAYGIAAASNAYFGKQLADLTVSEAAVLAAVIQSPSSLDPVTNPEALKARWNYVLDGMVSMSALSSAERQSIEFPSALPAAPAADSGEAPGPEGLIRAQVLRELAAAGVSEQDLNTEGLQITTTIDPRAQQAAIDAVADTFEGEPENLRTAVVSIDPKSGAVRAYYGGADGKGFDFAQAGLQTGSSFKVFGLVAALQQDIPLSQTYDSSPLSVYGVTINNVEGESCGKCTIAEALKRSLNTSFYRLTLGMDDGAQKIADAAHQAGIPETVPGWQYPTLTQEGESPENGIVLGQYLSRPIDMASAYATLAASGIYHQPYFVQKVVTADGVVLLDRPASEGERRLDAAVADNTTQAMLPIAAYSRGHGLAGGRPSATKTGTAQLGDTGKNKDAWMVGYTPQLSTAVWVGTADAKAIENSWGGLVYGSGLPADIWKKTMDGALEDAPVEKFPWPAPIGGQAGVPAYTGVGSGTATPTPAPGAASPPALPQLPPMPQLPAPPPGRVIEILPGVKITLPG; translated from the coding sequence GTGAATTCAACCAACACCGGCGGCGCCGCCAAGCGCAAGACTGCGCCGGACCCGAAGGCCAAACGCCGGAAACCTCGCCGCAAGGGCCGCCGGATCGCGCTGTGGGTGAGCCTGTGTGTGCTGGTCCTGCTCATCGTCACGCCGCTCGTCGCCTTCGGTGTCGCGTACAAGGACGCAGACGTGCCGCGCCCGGGCGACATGAAGACCAACCAGGTGTCGACGATCCTCGCGGCCGACGGGAGCACCGAGATCGCCCGGATCGTGCCGCCGGAGGGCAACCGGACCGAGGTCTCGATCGACCAGATCCCGCTGCCGGTGCGTAACGCCGTGCTGTCCGCCGAGGACCGCGACTTCTACACCAACCCCGGCTTCTCGATCTCCGGGTTCGCGCGGGCCGCGCGCGACAACGTCCTCGGTCGCGACAGCGCCGGCGGTGGCTCCACGATCACCCAGCAGTACGTCAAGAACACGCTGGTCGGATCCGAGCGGTCGGTGAGCCGCAAGATGAAGGAGCTGGTCATCTCGTCGAAGATGGCCCGCGAGTGGTCCAAGGACGAGATCCTGGCCGCGTACCTCAACACGATCTACTTCGGTCGCGGTGCGTACGGCATCGCCGCCGCGTCCAACGCGTACTTCGGGAAGCAGCTCGCGGACCTGACGGTGAGCGAGGCGGCGGTGCTCGCCGCGGTGATCCAGAGCCCGTCCAGCCTCGACCCCGTCACGAACCCCGAGGCGCTGAAGGCGCGCTGGAACTACGTGCTCGACGGCATGGTGTCGATGTCGGCGCTCTCGTCGGCCGAACGCCAGTCCATCGAGTTCCCGTCCGCGCTGCCGGCCGCCCCGGCGGCGGATTCGGGCGAGGCGCCGGGGCCGGAGGGGCTCATCCGCGCGCAGGTGCTGCGCGAGCTCGCGGCTGCCGGGGTGAGCGAGCAGGACCTCAACACCGAGGGCCTCCAGATCACCACGACCATCGATCCGAGGGCACAGCAGGCCGCGATCGACGCCGTCGCCGACACCTTCGAGGGTGAACCGGAGAATCTGCGGACCGCCGTGGTGTCGATCGATCCGAAGTCGGGTGCGGTGCGGGCCTACTACGGCGGCGCGGACGGCAAGGGCTTCGACTTCGCGCAGGCCGGCCTGCAGACGGGATCGTCGTTCAAGGTGTTCGGCCTGGTTGCGGCACTGCAGCAGGACATTCCGCTGTCCCAGACGTACGACAGCTCCCCGCTCTCCGTCTACGGGGTGACGATCAACAACGTCGAGGGCGAGTCGTGCGGCAAGTGCACCATCGCCGAGGCGCTCAAGCGCTCCCTCAACACGAGCTTCTACCGGCTGACGCTGGGGATGGACGACGGCGCCCAGAAGATCGCGGACGCCGCCCACCAGGCCGGCATCCCCGAGACGGTCCCCGGCTGGCAGTACCCGACGCTCACGCAGGAAGGTGAGTCGCCGGAGAACGGAATCGTGTTGGGCCAGTATCTGTCCCGGCCCATCGACATGGCGTCGGCGTACGCGACGCTCGCGGCGTCGGGCATCTACCACCAGCCGTACTTCGTGCAGAAGGTGGTGACGGCGGACGGCGTGGTGCTGCTCGACCGTCCGGCGTCGGAGGGCGAGCGCAGGCTCGACGCCGCGGTCGCCGACAACACCACCCAGGCGATGCTGCCGATCGCGGCGTACTCGCGCGGACACGGGCTGGCCGGCGGTCGCCCGTCGGCGACGAAGACCGGCACCGCGCAGCTCGGCGACACCGGAAAGAACAAGGACGCGTGGATGGTCGGCTACACGCCGCAGCTGTCCACCGCGGTGTGGGTCGGCACGGCCGACGCGAAGGCGATCGAGAACAGCTGGGGCGGGCTGGTGTACGGCTCGGGTCTGCCGGCGGACATCTGGAAGAAGACGATGGACGGTGCGCTCGAGGACGCCCCGGTCGAGAAGTTCCCGTGGCCGGCTCCGATCGGCGGCCAGGCCGGTGTTCCTGCCTACACGGGTGTCGGCTCGGGTACGGCGACGCCCACCCCCGCCCCGGGCGCGGCGAGCCCGCCGGCGCTGCCTCAGTTGCCGCCGATGCCGCAGCTGCCGGCCCCGCCGCCGGGTCGTGTCATCGAGATCCTGCCGGGCGTCAAGATCACCCTGCCGGGGTGA
- a CDS encoding class I SAM-dependent methyltransferase, which translates to MVGLARETYRDLRFEVGSMDALDLADGTLGGIVAWYSIVHAPPQDMPSYFAEFRRVLTPGGHLLLAFFESEGAPVTTFDHQVTTAYRWPIDDLAGLAVEAGFIEVGRMLRAPRAAERYRRGHLLMRSGSRLP; encoded by the coding sequence ATGGTCGGTCTCGCCCGCGAGACCTACCGCGACCTGCGGTTCGAGGTCGGATCCATGGATGCGCTGGATCTCGCCGACGGGACGTTGGGCGGCATCGTGGCCTGGTATTCGATCGTCCACGCCCCACCCCAGGACATGCCCTCGTATTTCGCCGAGTTCCGGCGGGTACTCACGCCCGGCGGCCACCTCCTGCTCGCGTTCTTCGAGTCGGAGGGCGCGCCGGTCACGACATTCGACCACCAGGTGACGACGGCCTACCGGTGGCCGATCGACGACCTCGCGGGGCTGGCCGTCGAAGCCGGATTCATCGAGGTCGGCCGGATGCTGCGGGCGCCGCGTGCGGCGGAACGGTACCGCCGCGGCCACCTGCTGATGCGCAGCGGCAGCCGACTCCCGTGA